The following coding sequences lie in one Flavobacteriales bacterium genomic window:
- a CDS encoding tetratricopeptide repeat protein, with protein MLKKSILSIVLLVAVSSVSAQAYFAYLRNGEKAFEAKDYKTAIEEFTKVLTDKDNHDKALNYRGLCFELTNSLDKAIVDFKKATELKSKEAEYFNNLGRAYYKSKKYNEAVEAFSSAISNDKKLMEAFELKALSLMELKRFQEAADVTDDAIGSSKTARIYYLKGIALDSVKNYQDASYSFNRAIFYDSKSIDAHMGAAYTFSKLNEFDKANASIDKAIALDGNNVDVYLMRSRINLENKNTSKAIDDLSKIITLKPENSVYYVMRADVYQSINQHQNAIADYTKALQLNKEDFNIYYQRAKAYEVMLDYKSAVKDYEAIKKLTPYDGNALKLYDEAKKRLYELNKESNNPKISMIDPVSLKEGELSVAKGVSRYTLKGQIKDESNIEFVKINGKDAIFNKDTLNPFFELEMDLPSSKSINITAFDVYQNSETWNYKLIETEVDAPVVKLLAPYASDNGMIYLDSDAPTLYVEGILSDESLIKKIMIEGASASFILEDLNPKFSANINITNKDKFTITAEDIYGNAVEKVFTINRENVALLSDNPMGKTWVVFIENSNYSNFASLDGPTKDVTMMKSAFAKYKINNIIHKSNMSKAQLEKFFSIELRDLVRSNQVNSILVWYAGHGKFINESGYWIPVDAKRDEEFTYFNINNLKAAMQSYSKYITHTLVITDACESGPSFYQAMRATPKERNCNDWQATKFKSSQVFSSAGYELAVDNSQFTKTFANTLSANPDACIPIETIVNKVSSAVSKSGSSQKPKFGKIAGLEDEDGTFFFMKK; from the coding sequence ATGTTGAAGAAAAGTATATTGTCTATTGTCCTTTTAGTTGCTGTATCTAGTGTTTCAGCACAAGCCTATTTTGCTTATCTTAGAAATGGTGAAAAAGCATTTGAAGCAAAAGATTATAAAACAGCTATTGAAGAGTTTACCAAAGTTTTAACAGATAAAGATAATCATGATAAGGCTTTAAACTATAGAGGTTTGTGTTTTGAGTTGACAAATAGTTTGGATAAAGCCATTGTTGATTTTAAGAAAGCTACAGAGTTAAAGTCAAAAGAAGCTGAATATTTTAATAATTTAGGTAGAGCTTATTACAAATCAAAAAAGTACAATGAAGCGGTGGAAGCTTTTTCATCAGCCATTTCAAACGACAAAAAGTTAATGGAGGCTTTTGAATTAAAAGCATTGTCATTAATGGAATTGAAAAGATTTCAAGAAGCAGCCGATGTTACTGATGACGCTATTGGGAGTTCAAAAACTGCACGTATTTACTACTTAAAGGGGATTGCATTGGATAGTGTAAAAAATTATCAAGATGCAAGTTACAGTTTTAATAGAGCAATATTTTACGATAGTAAGTCAATTGATGCTCACATGGGAGCCGCGTATACATTTTCAAAGTTAAATGAGTTTGATAAAGCCAATGCTTCTATTGATAAAGCAATAGCTTTAGATGGAAATAATGTGGATGTGTACTTGATGAGATCAAGAATAAATTTAGAAAATAAAAACACATCAAAAGCTATTGATGATTTGTCTAAAATAATTACGTTAAAACCTGAAAATTCAGTTTATTATGTAATGAGAGCAGATGTTTATCAAAGTATTAATCAACATCAAAATGCTATAGCAGATTACACTAAAGCATTGCAATTAAATAAAGAAGATTTTAATATTTATTATCAACGAGCTAAGGCTTATGAGGTAATGTTGGATTATAAATCGGCAGTTAAAGATTACGAAGCAATTAAAAAGTTAACTCCTTACGATGGAAATGCCTTAAAACTTTACGACGAAGCTAAAAAAAGATTGTATGAGTTAAATAAAGAATCAAATAATCCGAAAATATCGATGATTGATCCTGTATCGTTAAAAGAAGGAGAATTGTCGGTAGCTAAAGGTGTTTCAAGATATACATTAAAAGGACAAATTAAAGATGAAAGTAATATTGAATTTGTTAAAATAAATGGCAAAGATGCAATTTTTAACAAGGATACTTTAAATCCGTTTTTTGAATTAGAGATGGATTTGCCGTCTTCAAAATCGATAAACATTACAGCTTTTGATGTTTATCAAAACAGTGAAACATGGAATTATAAATTAATTGAAACAGAAGTTGATGCACCTGTGGTAAAGTTATTGGCTCCTTATGCTTCTGATAATGGAATGATTTATTTAGATTCTGATGCTCCAACATTATATGTAGAGGGTATATTATCGGACGAAAGTTTGATAAAAAAGATAATGATTGAAGGAGCAAGTGCTAGTTTTATTTTAGAGGACTTAAACCCTAAATTTTCGGCAAATATAAACATCACCAATAAGGATAAATTTACTATAACTGCAGAGGATATTTATGGCAATGCTGTTGAAAAAGTATTTACAATAAATAGAGAAAATGTTGCTTTATTAAGTGATAATCCGATGGGAAAAACGTGGGTAGTGTTTATTGAGAATTCTAATTACAGCAACTTTGCAAGTTTAGATGGACCTACAAAAGATGTGACGATGATGAAATCTGCTTTTGCAAAATATAAAATCAATAACATCATACATAAATCTAACATGAGTAAAGCTCAATTAGAAAAATTCTTTTCGATTGAATTGAGAGACTTGGTAAGAAGTAATCAGGTAAACTCTATTTTAGTTTGGTATGCTGGTCATGGTAAATTTATTAACGAATCGGGGTATTGGATTCCAGTTGATGCAAAACGTGACGAAGAGTTTACATACTTTAACATTAATAACTTAAAAGCAGCTATGCAATCGTACTCAAAATACATTACACATACTTTAGTAATTACCGATGCTTGTGAATCAGGACCATCATTTTATCAAGCTATGAGAGCAACCCCTAAAGAAAGAAATTGTAACGATTGGCAAGCAACTAAATTTAAATCATCACAAGTATTTTCTTCGGCTGGGTATGAGTTAGCCGTTGATAATTCTCAATTCACTAAAACCTTTGCAAATACACTTTCTGCAAATCCTGATGCCTGCATTCCTATTGAAACCATAGTAAATAAGGTAAGTAGTGCAGTATCAAAAAGTGGCAGCTCTCAAAAACCTAAATTTGGTAAAATTGCTGGGCTAGAGGACGAAGATGGAACATTCTTTTTTATGAAAAAATAA
- a CDS encoding DUF4145 domain-containing protein, with product MKYIEPTVLSRSFTCPHCGTISMQDWWVRNWSGNQHPHNNDYNPLRVGTCQHCQKNTLWVMTTMYYPDNGNAPFPNPEMPESVKKLYTEASAIHMKSPRGAAALLRLGIQVLCNELGEPGKNINTDIASLVKKGLPEIVQQSLDIVRVTGNDAVHPGKIDTDNPQTVGQLFELTNIIVEYMIALPKKVSGIYKALPADKVGAIKDRDKK from the coding sequence ATGAAATACATTGAACCAACAGTATTATCACGTTCCTTCACATGTCCGCATTGTGGGACAATTTCAATGCAAGACTGGTGGGTAAGAAATTGGAGTGGCAATCAACATCCACATAACAACGACTATAATCCATTACGAGTCGGGACATGCCAACATTGCCAAAAGAATACTTTGTGGGTAATGACAACAATGTATTATCCTGACAACGGAAACGCTCCTTTCCCAAATCCCGAAATGCCAGAAAGTGTAAAAAAATTATACACTGAAGCATCGGCAATCCATATGAAATCCCCAAGAGGTGCAGCAGCTCTTTTGCGACTTGGAATACAGGTATTATGCAACGAACTCGGAGAACCTGGGAAAAACATTAATACAGACATTGCTAGTTTAGTGAAAAAGGGACTTCCAGAAATCGTTCAACAGTCTTTAGATATTGTTCGGGTAACTGGAAATGACGCTGTTCATCCGGGAAAAATTGACACAGATAACCCTCAAACTGTTGGACAACTTTTTGAACTTACAAATATTATTGTTGAATACATGATTGCATTACCCAAAAAAGTTAGTGGCATTTATAAAGCACTACCTGCGGACAAAGTTGGGGCAATAAAAGACAGAGATAAAAAATAA
- a CDS encoding GLPGLI family protein: protein MKNIAFTLLILSSTLGWSQNNSGLVKYQEVINTKPDLQKAEEQGWAEWASMVPDSVVFYKKLLFNETTSSFSILPMEEDPNEQNMVKMMMRRYANPNNETYTNTETGKFIEKKDFMGKTFLIKGKPEEVKWKMTGEMKQIMNYPCMKATFEDSTGVVDAWFTMEIPTSTGPEKYSNLPGLILELYIAKEKRTLTAIELDLKEVKADEFVEPSSGKEVTREEFYKIVKEKMEEMKKSGGWGGMGGRGH from the coding sequence ATGAAAAACATCGCATTTACACTACTTATTTTAAGTAGCACACTTGGCTGGTCGCAAAACAACTCTGGACTAGTTAAATACCAAGAAGTTATTAATACCAAACCCGATTTACAAAAAGCTGAAGAGCAAGGTTGGGCTGAATGGGCAAGCATGGTTCCCGATTCTGTAGTGTTTTATAAAAAGTTATTGTTTAACGAAACTACTTCTAGTTTCAGTATTTTACCCATGGAAGAAGATCCTAATGAGCAAAATATGGTAAAAATGATGATGCGACGTTACGCCAATCCAAATAACGAAACCTATACCAATACCGAAACAGGGAAATTTATTGAGAAAAAAGACTTTATGGGTAAAACCTTTCTAATTAAAGGAAAACCTGAAGAAGTAAAGTGGAAAATGACTGGCGAAATGAAGCAAATAATGAATTACCCATGTATGAAAGCCACTTTTGAAGACTCTACAGGAGTTGTTGATGCTTGGTTTACCATGGAAATTCCTACTTCAACTGGGCCAGAAAAATACAGCAACTTACCAGGTTTAATTTTAGAACTATATATTGCTAAAGAAAAAAGAACCTTAACTGCTATTGAACTCGATTTAAAAGAAGTAAAAGCCGACGAGTTTGTTGAACCAAGTAGCGGTAAAGAAGTTACACGTGAAGAATTTTACAAAATTGTAAAAGAAAAAATGGAAGAAATGAAAAAAAGCGGCGGATGGGGCGGCATGGGAGGTAGAGGTCATTAA
- a CDS encoding DUF2911 domain-containing protein codes for MKNVKTILVAAALVATTSIFAQIESPQPSPTATIKQKVGLTDVEVTYSRPGVKDRVIFGDLEKYDVLWRTGANATTKVKFSDAVKINGTGIPAGEYSLFTIPGKDEWTIVFNKNLTLWGTAGYKEEEDVARFNVKASKLNDKIETLTIDFSDFTFGGAKMYLKWENTMVAFQIETNATEQVEKQIKTQLIDGPSAGSYAAAARFYLENGKDLTQALTWMNKAVEKRPEAFWYIHQQAQILAKMGKNKEAIAAAEKSMKMAKENKDGDFGYVANNEKLIKELQGKK; via the coding sequence ATGAAAAATGTAAAAACTATTTTAGTTGCTGCTGCTTTAGTAGCTACAACAAGCATATTTGCTCAAATTGAATCGCCACAACCTAGCCCAACGGCTACCATTAAACAAAAAGTGGGTTTAACCGATGTGGAAGTAACTTACTCTAGACCAGGGGTTAAAGACCGTGTAATTTTTGGCGATTTAGAAAAATACGATGTATTGTGGAGAACAGGTGCTAACGCTACAACTAAAGTCAAATTTAGCGATGCAGTAAAAATAAACGGAACAGGAATACCTGCAGGAGAATATTCGTTGTTTACCATTCCTGGAAAAGACGAATGGACGATAGTGTTTAATAAAAACTTGACTTTGTGGGGAACTGCTGGTTACAAAGAAGAAGAAGATGTTGCTCGTTTTAATGTAAAAGCAAGCAAATTGAACGATAAAATAGAAACCCTTACCATCGATTTTAGCGATTTTACTTTTGGTGGTGCTAAAATGTACTTGAAATGGGAAAATACCATGGTGGCTTTCCAAATTGAAACCAATGCTACCGAGCAGGTAGAAAAACAAATTAAGACACAACTGATTGACGGACCAAGTGCAGGTTCTTATGCTGCTGCTGCACGTTTTTATTTAGAAAACGGAAAAGACCTGACACAAGCACTTACGTGGATGAACAAAGCGGTTGAAAAACGACCTGAAGCATTTTGGTATATACACCAACAAGCACAAATTTTAGCTAAAATGGGTAAAAACAAGGAAGCCATTGCTGCTGCCGAAAAATCAATGAAAATGGCTAAGGAAAACAAAGATGGTGATTTTGGATACGTTGCCAACAACGAAAAATTGATTAAAGAATTACAAGGTAAAAAGTAA
- a CDS encoding T9SS type A sorting domain-containing protein, which yields MKKLSIAVMALIVVMSTTFAQTLEKCGTMHNHNKMLENNPSLAISRFQAEQLAKNWLNNNPTAKKTVATIPVVFHVVYNPSIPAQNVPDSIIYSQLRVMNEDYRRTNPDTVNTRAEFDSLAADVEIQFCLANVDPLGNFTTGINRVTTTANDFSFSPFDNKVKSDTTGGVNPWPASDYLNIWVCDMYFNGSPLVLGYAQFPGDNPLTDGLVLTYQHTGYRPWDAAADPANLGRTASHEIGHYFGLRHIWGDGDCDSTDYVYDTPNAAAASQQICTLTNNTCDDALEPFWNGYDPPDMLENYMDYSTDACMNMFTKGQKDRMWSFLNTARVSLLSSNKCGGTAISEILPSASLIVYPNPASTGVTLEWPGEYNFEKLEVLDVVGKVMLTKNITNVYAKYVLNTTDLTNGIYFVRLTDDTKTTTKKILISK from the coding sequence ATGAAAAAATTATCTATTGCTGTAATGGCTTTAATAGTGGTAATGAGTACAACTTTTGCTCAAACACTTGAAAAATGTGGTACCATGCACAACCACAATAAAATGTTAGAAAACAATCCTTCTTTAGCTATAAGTAGATTTCAAGCGGAGCAACTTGCTAAAAACTGGTTAAACAACAATCCAACAGCTAAAAAAACAGTGGCAACTATACCAGTAGTGTTTCATGTGGTTTACAATCCTTCTATTCCTGCACAAAATGTTCCTGATTCTATTATTTATTCGCAATTGCGTGTAATGAACGAAGATTACCGACGAACAAACCCTGATACCGTTAACACCAGAGCAGAATTTGACTCATTGGCTGCCGATGTTGAAATCCAATTTTGTTTAGCCAATGTTGACCCTCTTGGTAATTTTACCACAGGTATAAATAGAGTTACAACAACTGCTAACGATTTTTCTTTTTCACCTTTTGATAATAAAGTAAAAAGTGATACTACTGGTGGTGTTAATCCTTGGCCTGCTTCCGATTATTTAAATATTTGGGTGTGTGATATGTATTTTAATGGCTCTCCTTTGGTTCTGGGTTATGCTCAATTTCCGGGCGACAATCCTTTAACTGATGGTTTGGTGTTAACTTACCAACATACTGGTTACCGACCTTGGGATGCTGCCGCCGACCCAGCCAATTTAGGAAGAACAGCCAGCCACGAAATAGGACACTATTTTGGATTACGACACATTTGGGGTGATGGCGATTGCGATTCTACCGATTATGTTTATGATACACCTAATGCAGCCGCAGCTTCGCAACAAATTTGTACCTTAACCAACAATACCTGTGATGATGCTTTAGAGCCTTTTTGGAACGGTTACGACCCGCCAGATATGTTAGAAAACTACATGGATTACTCTACCGATGCTTGTATGAACATGTTTACCAAGGGGCAAAAAGACAGAATGTGGTCGTTTTTAAATACGGCGAGGGTTTCGTTGTTATCATCAAACAAATGTGGGGGTACAGCCATAAGCGAAATTTTACCATCTGCATCGTTAATTGTTTACCCCAACCCTGCGAGTACCGGTGTTACTTTAGAGTGGCCGGGCGAATACAATTTTGAAAAATTAGAGGTGTTGGATGTGGTGGGTAAAGTAATGTTGACTAAAAACATTACCAACGTTTATGCAAAATATGTGTTAAACACCACCGATTTAACCAACGGTATTTATTTTGTACGATTAACAGATGATACAAAAACCACCACCAAAAAAATATTGATTTCGAAGTAA
- a CDS encoding outer membrane beta-barrel protein — MLKIISLLSILFIGLNTVQSQTYNFKGRVKDKTAETTMPGATIMLLNKADSTFYKYSITNADGEFQIKQVKAGAFILQISFIGYETFYQPITVNENTAPETDLGDLGLSTKTELIKTVEIQDELIPIIIKKDTIEYNADAFKTQPDASVGDLLKKLPGVEVSKDGTVKAQGENVKKILIDGKQFFGDDTKLATENLPADMVKKVQVYDDQSDMSKMTGIDDGDRSKTINLKLKKDRKKGLFGNVEVGGGVDDDVNAMYENRFNINKFKEDMQLSTLGMINNTNKQGFSYRDYINFVGGAQNAMGGGGFRNLANNSNGVPISSGSTNDGLTETFAGGVNLNYDFTPEKTLSGNYFYNQLDKDIVSVTNRQYINSSDSLNYKSLINNNENQFNRNHRLNLKYVQKIDSTQDLTLSGNFTFSDGRNNNYTTNDNINFDAFYLNRSSSNNKSTGDDVSGNGNILYGKRFQKQGRSLVTNLALGNFANQKDYTISTYNTFFVRDTTMLQTQDEFNNQFNYNGKISYTEPYAKSKYLELSYQRSNIQTEYKKDFFDVDAFTNNRNFNNRLSLNYINTFVFDQYGIGTKMILGKANVTTGVGFQHSDLSGEIKTTNASVGKTNWNVLPNLKINYQMASTGRITFDYSTNVQQPSIDQLQPTLNNSNPLNLYQGNPDLKSEYNHNVVARLMRFNQFTFTNVFAMLSGNYTQNKITNSQNISNNFVTTTTPINVDYDYFITGYLYFGTPIRPIKSKINLGANSSYNKSIVFINTIRNNVDRVSHSFDLSLENRNKDVVDAKIGTKISFNNTAYSENTTLNQDYISTQYYADLFVEFLKKYTFNTSAEYTVYSGNQFTNNPRIPIWKAFLSRKFLKGDAGLIKFSVYDIFNQNIGINRTSQFNYIEDQRVNSLGRYYLVSVSYKITRFGGKKKKTTEETN; from the coding sequence ATGTTAAAAATCATTTCTTTATTATCCATTCTTTTTATTGGATTAAACACCGTTCAGTCGCAAACCTATAATTTTAAAGGGCGAGTTAAAGACAAAACAGCTGAAACCACCATGCCCGGAGCAACAATAATGTTGTTAAATAAAGCCGACTCCACTTTTTACAAGTACAGCATTACCAATGCAGACGGTGAGTTTCAAATTAAGCAAGTAAAGGCAGGTGCGTTTATTTTGCAAATCTCTTTTATTGGTTACGAAACCTTTTACCAACCCATAACCGTTAATGAAAATACAGCACCTGAAACTGATTTAGGTGATTTAGGTTTAAGCACTAAAACAGAGCTCATTAAAACGGTTGAAATTCAAGATGAACTTATACCCATTATCATAAAAAAAGATACCATTGAGTACAACGCCGATGCCTTTAAAACTCAACCCGATGCAAGTGTTGGCGATTTATTGAAAAAACTACCAGGTGTTGAAGTAAGTAAAGATGGAACAGTAAAAGCCCAAGGCGAAAATGTAAAAAAAATATTGATTGATGGTAAACAGTTTTTTGGCGACGATACCAAATTAGCTACCGAAAACCTGCCTGCCGATATGGTAAAAAAAGTTCAGGTTTACGACGACCAATCAGACATGTCGAAAATGACTGGTATTGACGATGGCGACCGCTCGAAAACCATTAACTTAAAACTAAAAAAAGACCGTAAAAAAGGATTGTTTGGTAATGTAGAAGTTGGCGGTGGTGTTGATGATGATGTAAATGCCATGTACGAAAACCGTTTTAACATCAACAAGTTTAAGGAAGACATGCAATTATCGACCTTGGGGATGATTAACAACACCAACAAACAAGGTTTTTCTTACAGAGATTATATCAACTTTGTTGGAGGAGCACAAAATGCCATGGGTGGCGGAGGCTTTAGAAACTTAGCCAACAACAGTAATGGTGTGCCTATTAGCTCGGGAAGTACCAACGATGGTTTAACCGAAACCTTTGCTGGTGGTGTAAATTTAAATTATGATTTTACTCCAGAAAAAACCTTGTCGGGAAACTATTTTTACAATCAATTGGATAAAGACATTGTTAGTGTTACCAACCGACAATACATTAACTCTAGCGATTCATTAAACTACAAATCGCTCATCAACAACAACGAAAATCAATTTAACCGAAACCACCGTTTAAATTTAAAATATGTACAGAAAATAGATTCTACACAAGATTTAACCCTTTCTGGAAACTTTACTTTCTCTGATGGTAGAAACAACAACTACACCACCAACGACAACATTAATTTCGATGCGTTTTACTTGAACAGAAGTAGCTCCAACAACAAATCGACAGGTGATGATGTTTCGGGGAATGGAAACATCCTTTATGGTAAAAGATTCCAAAAACAAGGACGTTCATTGGTAACCAATTTGGCTTTAGGCAATTTTGCCAACCAAAAAGATTATACCATTTCTACTTACAATACATTTTTTGTTAGAGACACTACTATGTTGCAAACTCAAGACGAGTTTAACAACCAATTTAATTACAACGGAAAAATATCGTACACCGAACCTTACGCCAAAAGCAAGTATTTAGAATTGAGTTACCAACGTAGCAACATCCAAACCGAATACAAAAAAGACTTTTTTGATGTAGATGCATTTACCAACAACCGAAACTTTAATAATCGTTTAAGTTTAAATTACATCAATACCTTTGTTTTTGACCAATATGGCATAGGCACCAAAATGATACTTGGTAAAGCCAACGTAACTACTGGTGTTGGTTTTCAACATTCTGATTTGAGTGGAGAAATAAAAACAACCAATGCCAGCGTGGGTAAAACCAATTGGAACGTGTTGCCCAATTTAAAAATTAACTACCAAATGGCAAGCACGGGTAGAATTACTTTCGATTATAGCACCAATGTGCAACAACCAAGCATCGACCAACTACAACCAACACTTAACAATAGCAATCCCTTGAATCTATACCAAGGTAATCCTGATTTAAAATCGGAATACAACCACAATGTAGTTGCACGTTTGATGCGTTTTAATCAATTTACTTTTACCAATGTTTTTGCCATGCTTAGTGGTAATTACACCCAAAACAAAATAACCAACTCGCAAAACATCAGCAACAATTTTGTTACTACCACTACTCCAATAAATGTTGATTACGATTACTTTATAACTGGTTATTTGTATTTTGGAACTCCTATCCGACCCATAAAAAGCAAAATAAACCTCGGTGCAAACTCATCGTACAACAAAAGCATTGTGTTTATTAACACCATACGAAACAATGTTGACCGTGTTAGCCATTCGTTTGACTTAAGTTTAGAAAACCGTAACAAAGATGTGGTGGATGCTAAAATTGGAACAAAAATATCGTTTAACAATACGGCATATTCCGAAAACACTACTTTAAACCAAGATTACATTTCTACACAGTATTACGCCGATTTGTTTGTTGAGTTTTTGAAAAAATACACCTTTAACACCTCTGCCGAGTACACCGTTTATTCAGGTAATCAGTTCACCAATAACCCACGAATACCCATTTGGAAAGCCTTTTTATCTCGTAAGTTCTTAAAGGGCGATGCTGGGTTAATTAAGTTTTCGGTGTACGACATCTTTAACCAAAACATTGGTATTAACCGTACCAGCCAGTTTAATTACATTGAAGACCAACGTGTAAACTCTTTGGGCAGGTATTATTTGGTAAGTGTATCGTATAAGATTACTCGATTTGGCGGTAAAAAGAAAAAAACGACCGAAGAAACTAACTAA
- a CDS encoding YbaB/EbfC family nucleoid-associated protein: MLGNFLNKQMLGKMGAMQQQMEEIKAKLENISVIGESDNSTCKAVASGNRLIKEITLSEDFIKNASKQEVESAIVQAANRALEQAARVEQSEMSHAAMSILPGLG, translated from the coding sequence ATGTTAGGAAATTTTTTAAATAAGCAAATGCTTGGCAAAATGGGTGCCATGCAACAACAAATGGAAGAAATTAAAGCTAAACTTGAAAACATTAGCGTTATTGGTGAGTCTGATAATTCCACATGTAAGGCAGTTGCTTCAGGAAATCGTTTAATTAAAGAGATTACCTTAAGCGAAGATTTTATTAAAAACGCATCAAAACAAGAAGTTGAGTCAGCTATCGTTCAAGCAGCAAACAGAGCATTAGAACAAGCAGCAAGAGTTGAGCAATCTGAAATGAGTCATGCTGCAATGAGCATACTTCCTGGATTAGGCTAA
- a CDS encoding glycerol acyltransferase, translated as MDNFDDIRCYNDNEYQDVAKRLVKEDVLLYGLQKYHPELSLEDLKTMLLSYQTINEFQYDMVRRTLERVVDNTVTELSSDGFFDLNAQDTYTFISNHRDIVLDSGLINYLLIKRVGFIGCEIAIGSNLLKNPIVRDIVRLNKSFMVKRDLPNQEMIEASKQLSNYIQHVLNVKKESVWIAQREGRAKDGNDVTNPGLLKMFCFSAQGDLLAHLTQMNITPVALSYEFDPCDAIKLPDLLAKANGETYVKKPNEDALHMATGIDGFKGNVNIFFCAPINNKIQQFTDVKNRNELLKSVASVIDAEIQGNYHLWPNNYIACDLLNNNSEFSSNYTNEQKDTFLAYTKKKMEAVGLYENQQARKIFYEMYANPVINKHKLA; from the coding sequence ATGGATAATTTCGACGATATAAGATGTTATAATGATAACGAATACCAAGATGTTGCAAAACGCCTTGTTAAAGAAGATGTGTTGTTGTATGGCTTGCAAAAATATCATCCAGAATTATCGTTAGAAGATTTAAAAACCATGCTATTATCGTACCAAACTATTAATGAGTTTCAGTATGACATGGTTAGAAGAACCTTAGAACGAGTTGTTGATAATACGGTAACAGAATTATCTTCTGATGGTTTTTTTGATTTAAATGCACAAGATACCTATACGTTTATATCAAACCATAGAGATATTGTGTTGGATTCAGGGCTGATTAATTATTTGTTGATAAAGCGTGTTGGTTTTATTGGTTGTGAAATAGCTATTGGAAGTAATCTGTTGAAAAACCCTATTGTTAGAGATATTGTAAGGTTAAACAAGAGTTTTATGGTAAAAAGAGATTTACCAAACCAAGAAATGATAGAGGCCTCTAAGCAACTTTCAAATTATATTCAACATGTTTTAAATGTAAAAAAAGAATCGGTGTGGATAGCACAACGAGAAGGTAGAGCTAAAGATGGGAATGATGTAACCAATCCAGGTTTACTTAAAATGTTTTGTTTTTCAGCACAAGGTGATTTACTTGCACATTTAACTCAAATGAATATTACACCAGTTGCATTATCTTATGAATTTGACCCTTGTGATGCAATAAAATTACCAGATTTGCTAGCAAAAGCAAATGGTGAGACCTATGTGAAAAAACCGAATGAAGATGCTTTACACATGGCTACCGGTATTGATGGATTTAAAGGGAATGTAAATATTTTCTTTTGTGCACCAATAAACAATAAAATACAACAATTTACTGATGTGAAGAACAGAAATGAATTGTTAAAAAGTGTAGCCTCAGTTATTGATGCTGAAATTCAAGGGAATTATCACTTATGGCCAAACAATTATATAGCTTGTGATTTGTTAAATAACAATAGTGAGTTCAGTTCAAATTATACCAATGAGCAAAAAGATACTTTTTTAGCCTATACCAAGAAGAAAATGGAAGCTGTTGGTTTGTATGAAAACCAACAAGCTAGAAAAATATTTTATGAGATGTATGCTAACCCTGTTATTAATAAACACAAATTAGCCTAA